A genome region from Vicia villosa cultivar HV-30 ecotype Madison, WI unplaced genomic scaffold, Vvil1.0 ctg.000011F_1_1, whole genome shotgun sequence includes the following:
- the LOC131621818 gene encoding uncharacterized protein LOC131621818, whose product MSLSQDHGFTLQVCTSKAPFPPALTTSPPVDVSEAEIGYRVFTFYRQQPEPKDGCRVSSMELEGEDGSKFPLESGDKALFGRGSGFNTDDHTVSRRHVSFQLNESESESEPPRVSFQVIGTNPIWVLNNSDRTIKLFKKFDKGQFELGDRFCLSGKTPIWFKLNKAQVSEPEIEFDQLDISQIDPVKEFGFLVMRHEFDGYPKGMIRNVENWNWFLDEPSKESEDEDEDDFEGVRKKRGKRKVFKDNEDDEWTGDSEDDEDLVAKTGKGKKPMYSTRSRDKGGAKRKKTSGVNKTVEEEEDDNDDDDDDDDDDEALGGFIVTDEEDDEEEQDNDEDEEEEEEFDEEEDDD is encoded by the exons ATGTCTCTTTCTCAAGATCATGGCTTTACTTTACAGGTTTGCACATCTAAGGCACCTTTTCCTCCAGCCCTAACAACATCTCCACCAGTGGATGTTTCTGAGGCCGAGATTGGATAT AGAGTATTTACTTTTTACCGCCAGCAACCGGAACCAAAAGATGGTTGTAGAGTATCGTCGATGGAGCTCGAAGGCGAAGATGGTTCCAAATTTCCTTTGGAAAGTGGCGACAAAGCATTGTTCGGACGAGGTTCTGGTTTCAATACCGACGACCACACCGTTTCCCGTCGTCACGTTTCATTCCAACTCAACGAGTCTGAATCCGAGTCAGAGCCTCCTAGGGTTTCATTCCAAGTCATTGGCACCAACCCCATTTGGGTTTTGAACAACAGCGACAGAACTATTAAGCTCTTCAAGAAGTTCGATAAGGGTCAATTCGAACTCGGAGACCGTTTCTGCTTGTCCGGGAAAACTCCCATTTGGTTCAAATTGAACAAAGCTCAAGTTTCTGAACCTGAGATTGAGTTTGACCAACTTGATATTTCACAAATTGACCCTGTTAAAG AGTTTGGCTTTCTTGTGATGAGACATGAGTTTGACGGGTATCCGAAGGGCATGATCCGGAATGTGGAGAATTGGAACTGGTTTCTTGATGAGCCTAGCAAAGAAAGTGAGGATGAGGATGAAGATGATTTTGAAGGGGTGAGGAAAAAGAGGGGAAAGCGGAAAGTATTTAAAGACAATGAGGACGACGAGTGGACTGGTGatagtgaagatgatgaagacctTGTTGCTAAGACGGGGAAAGGTAAGAAACCTATGTACTCCACAAGGTCTAGAGACAAAGGAGGAGCTAAAAGAAAGAAAACATCTGGTGTCAACAAAAccgttgaagaagaagaagatgataatgatgatgatgacgatgatgatgatgatgatgaggcacTAGGAGGTTTCATTGTTACTGATGAAGAAGACGATGAAGAGGAACAAGACAATGACGAAgatgaggaggaagaagaagagtttgatgaagaagaagatgacgaTTGA
- the LOC131621774 gene encoding glyoxylate/succinic semialdehyde reductase 2, chloroplastic-like: MSSLVNCNHFAIHRLPSSFSSAIAIHFNSPRFSRHIFNVSASSQPQQQGIETPPKIGFLGLGIMGTPMAQNLIKAGVDLTVWNRTKSKCDPLISLGAKYKSSPEEVAASCDLTFAMLADPQSAIDVACGKYGVANGIGPGKGYVDVSTVDVDTSKLINGHIKSTGALFLEAPVSGSKKPAEDGQLIFLTAGDKNLYETAAPLLDIMGKSKFYLGDVGNGAAMKLVVNMIMGSMMASFSEGLLLSEKVGLDPKVLVEVISQGAINAPMYTTKGPSMIKSHYPTAFPLKHQQKDLRLALGLAESVSQSIPIAAAANELYKVAKSHGYSDEDFSAVIEALKTKFQNSENQ, encoded by the exons ATGAGTAGCTTGGTGAACTGCAATCACTTTGCCATTCACCGTCTCCCATCTTCATTTTCTTCTGCCATCGCAATTCATTTCAACTCTCCACGCTTCTCTCGCCACATTTTCAATGTCTCTGCTTCCTCCCAACCTCAACAACAAG GGATTGAGACCCCTCCAAAGATTGGGTTTTTGGGCCTCGGAATCATGGGCACTCCAATGGCTCAAAATCTCATCAAAGCTGG TGTTGATTTGACGGTTTGGAATAGGACTAAGAGCAAGTGTGATCCTCTAATCAGCTTGGGAGCCAA ATATAAGTCATCTCCCGAGGAAGTAGCAGCGTCTTGTGATCTCACATTTGCTATGCTGGCTGATCCTCAAAGTGCT atagATGTTGCTTGTGGGAAGTATGGAGTAGCAAATGGAATCGGTCCAGGAAAAGG ATACGTGGATGTATCAACTGTTGATGTGGACACGTCTAAATTGATTAACGGCCACATAAAATCCACTGGAGCGCTATTTTTGGAG GCTCCAGTTTCAGGTTCCAAAAAGCCAGCAGAAGATGGACAATTGATATTTCTTACGGCAG GAGACAAAAATCTTTACGAAACGGCTGCTCCTCTCTTGGACATCATGGGGAAA TCTAAATTTTATCTTGGTGATGTTGGAAATGGAGCTGCAATGAAGCTCGTTGTCAATATGATCATGGGCAG TATGATGGCATCCTTTTCCGAAGGCTTACTTCTCAGTGAGAAAGTTGGACTGGATCCAAAAGTACTAGTTGAG GTAATTTCACAGGGTGCGATTAATGCTCCAATGTACACAACCAAAGGCCCGTCCATGATAAAGTCACATTATCCAACTGCATTTCCCCTAAAGCATCAGCAGAAG GATCTAAGACTTGCCCTGGGGTTAGCGGAGTCTGTTTCCCAATCTATTCCGATTGCAGCAGCTGCTAACGAGTTATACAAAGTTGCAAAATCACATGGCTATAGTGATGAGGACTTTTCAGCTGTCATTGAAGCATTAAAAACCAAATTTCAGAACTCGGAAAACCAGTAA